One region of Niallia sp. Man26 genomic DNA includes:
- a CDS encoding late competence development ComFB family protein codes for MERKYLNVMEEIVESLVTYLLLSPDFQLFCKCEKCKMDIIAYSLNNLPHHYVTTEKGRQHVFDHLNTEENRKWINKRLISAIYLVGNYPKHEQQ; via the coding sequence ATGGAAAGAAAATATTTAAATGTGATGGAAGAAATTGTAGAGTCTCTTGTTACCTATTTATTACTAAGTCCAGATTTTCAGCTTTTTTGCAAGTGCGAAAAGTGTAAAATGGATATAATTGCATACAGCCTAAACAACCTGCCTCACCATTATGTAACAACAGAAAAAGGCAGACAACATGTGTTTGACCACTTAAACACAGAAGAAAACAGAAAATGGATAAATAAACGACTTATTAGCGCCATCTATCTTGTAGGAAACTACCCAAAGCATGAGCAGCAGTAA
- a CDS encoding DHA2 family efflux MFS transporter permease subunit → MDSSLQQKKPPYLMIAILFVGAFVSFLNNSLLNVALPSIMVDLKIDDYSTVQWLSTGYMLVSGVLIPASAFLLTRFSNRSLFITSMAIFTAGTALAAFAPNFGTLLAGRMIQAAGSSVMGPLLMNIMLISFSREKRGAAMGIFGLVMITAPAIGPTLSGYIVEFYDWRLLFEMILPLAVISLLLAAWKLENVMTQNKNATLDYTSVVLSSIGFGGLLYGFSSASSDGWSDPVVLISLIAGAIALAVFIMRQLKMEEPLLDLRVYKYPMFALGSVIAIVNAVAMFSGMILTPAYVQNVRGISPLDSGLMMLPGAVIMGIMSPVTGRLFDKFGPRVLAVIGLAITGVSTYMLAHLQIDSTHAYIILVYTLRMFGMSMVMMPIMTNGLNQLPTRLNPHGTAVNNTAQQVSGSIGTAILVTIMNTVTKNEAESMMAGVDPASVTEASAALLTQKALLEGIQYSFYVTLAINAIALILALFVKRVDTSQEAVKELEKQGSPNRKPATN, encoded by the coding sequence ATGGATTCCAGTTTACAACAAAAGAAACCTCCATATTTGATGATTGCCATTCTATTTGTAGGTGCATTTGTATCATTTCTAAACAACTCACTTTTGAATGTTGCATTACCATCAATTATGGTTGACCTAAAAATTGACGATTATTCGACGGTACAGTGGCTGTCAACAGGCTATATGCTTGTCAGTGGTGTATTAATACCAGCTTCAGCCTTCCTGTTAACTAGATTTTCGAACAGAAGCCTATTCATTACCTCCATGGCCATTTTTACAGCAGGTACTGCATTGGCAGCATTTGCTCCTAACTTTGGCACATTGCTTGCAGGACGAATGATCCAAGCGGCAGGGTCTTCGGTTATGGGCCCGCTGTTAATGAATATCATGCTAATTAGCTTCTCCCGTGAAAAACGTGGTGCTGCTATGGGGATTTTCGGATTGGTTATGATTACAGCTCCTGCAATCGGACCAACATTATCTGGTTATATTGTTGAATTTTATGACTGGAGACTTTTATTTGAAATGATTCTTCCGCTTGCTGTAATCAGCTTGCTGCTGGCAGCATGGAAGCTTGAGAATGTTATGACACAAAATAAAAATGCAACACTAGATTATACATCGGTTGTATTATCTTCCATCGGTTTCGGCGGATTGTTATATGGTTTCAGCTCCGCAAGCTCCGACGGCTGGTCTGATCCAGTTGTATTAATATCATTGATTGCCGGTGCTATAGCATTGGCGGTATTCATCATGCGACAATTAAAAATGGAAGAACCGCTGCTTGATTTGCGTGTTTATAAATATCCAATGTTTGCGCTAGGCTCTGTTATTGCGATAGTTAATGCGGTTGCGATGTTTTCCGGGATGATTTTGACACCAGCATATGTACAAAACGTCAGAGGGATATCGCCACTTGATTCTGGTTTAATGATGCTTCCTGGTGCAGTTATTATGGGGATTATGTCGCCGGTCACAGGAAGGCTGTTCGATAAATTCGGTCCCCGTGTTCTTGCCGTTATAGGTCTGGCTATTACAGGTGTATCGACTTATATGCTGGCACATTTGCAAATAGATTCAACACATGCCTACATTATTCTTGTCTATACATTGCGTATGTTCGGAATGTCAATGGTAATGATGCCAATCATGACAAACGGCTTAAACCAATTGCCAACACGTTTGAATCCTCATGGAACGGCTGTTAATAATACAGCTCAGCAAGTTTCAGGATCAATCGGGACAGCGATACTTGTTACAATTATGAATACAGTCACAAAAAACGAAGCGGAAAGTATGATGGCTGGAGTAGATCCAGCTTCTGTGACAGAAGCTTCAGCTGCACTGCTTACACAAAAAGCGCTGCTTGAGGGAATTCAATATTCCTTCTACGTGACACTTGCTATTAATGCTATTGCTTTAATTCTGGCACTGTTTGTTAAACGAGTCGATACAAGTCAAGAAGCAGTTAAAGAGCTTGAGAAGCAAGGAAGCCCAAATAGAAAACCAGCAACAAACTAA
- a CDS encoding TetR/AcrR family transcriptional regulator yields MPKQTFFHLAADKQDTLIHAAKEEFSRVPLHEASIANIIKSAGIPRGSFYQYFDDKEDLYFYLLSEISKKNTKRFLSILEENDGDLFATFIKSFQFMVTNHKEQNHENFFKNAFLNMNYKLENTLANNVYEEKQKSLFLNISQSINKSNLNLKDESELHHMVRVMTAVTFHNIVQMYVKDLTVAEATDSYLKQMDLLKRGFGREEV; encoded by the coding sequence ATGCCAAAACAAACATTTTTCCATTTAGCAGCAGATAAGCAAGATACGTTGATTCATGCTGCAAAAGAAGAATTTTCAAGAGTTCCGCTACATGAGGCATCTATTGCCAATATTATTAAAAGCGCAGGTATTCCGAGAGGAAGTTTTTATCAGTATTTCGATGACAAAGAGGATTTGTATTTTTATTTATTAAGTGAAATCTCCAAGAAAAATACGAAGCGATTCCTTTCCATATTAGAGGAAAATGACGGAGATTTATTCGCAACCTTTATTAAGTCCTTTCAATTTATGGTGACAAATCATAAAGAACAAAATCATGAAAACTTTTTTAAAAACGCCTTTTTGAATATGAACTATAAATTGGAGAACACATTAGCTAATAATGTATACGAAGAAAAGCAAAAAAGCCTTTTCTTAAATATCTCCCAATCGATTAACAAAAGCAACCTGAACCTAAAGGATGAAAGTGAATTGCATCACATGGTAAGAGTTATGACAGCCGTTACCTTCCATAATATTGTTCAAATGTATGTGAAGGATTTAACCGTTGCAGAGGCGACTGACAGTTATCTGAAGCAAATGGATCTTCTTAAAAGGGGATTCGGCAGGGAAGAAGTATGA
- a CDS encoding HAD family hydrolase, protein MGNEQNKDLNIMYNMVKDFHQAFGHQVGETPAPIEEKTAVNRAVWTGEELVEFLYATADGKEEKFQELFQAFLAGLHKAAAKITTEKKPVDDVLVAQMDALTDVEYFNQGSFVIAGVEPFNLFKIVQEANMGKLFEDGKPRFREEDGKIIKPPNWEKDFAPEGRLKQEIDRQKGNK, encoded by the coding sequence ATGGGAAACGAACAAAATAAAGACCTTAATATTATGTATAATATGGTGAAAGATTTTCACCAAGCATTCGGACATCAAGTCGGAGAAACACCTGCACCGATTGAAGAAAAAACAGCTGTAAACAGAGCTGTATGGACAGGAGAAGAGCTTGTAGAATTTCTTTATGCAACAGCTGACGGAAAAGAAGAAAAATTTCAGGAGCTGTTTCAAGCATTTCTTGCTGGCCTTCATAAAGCCGCTGCTAAAATTACGACAGAGAAAAAGCCTGTCGATGATGTGCTTGTTGCACAAATGGACGCATTGACAGATGTGGAGTATTTTAACCAGGGAAGCTTTGTCATTGCAGGCGTAGAGCCATTTAATCTGTTTAAGATTGTTCAAGAAGCAAATATGGGCAAGCTGTTTGAAGACGGTAAACCAAGATTTAGAGAAGAAGACGGAAAAATCATTAAGCCGCCGAACTGGGAAAAGGACTTCGCACCGGAAGGTCGTCTTAAGCAGGAAATAGACAGACAAAAAGGAAACAAATAA
- a CDS encoding LysR family transcriptional regulator encodes MEIRQLMYFVEVVKQKSMTKASEKLHVSQPALSKGVKSLEEEIGITLINRSNKTHELTDAGQIVYDYAQKIMAQMDEMATTLHDMTNLARGNINIGIPPMIGSLFFPKVISAFHKAYPNIQINIKEYGAAKVVKSVEEGEIEIGIAVLPIMDESSFHVFHLVSEEIKLIVHKQHPLSNRKKVHMKELIDEEFIFYSEDFALYEMMKRGFINAGFEPNIIFKSSQWDFMIEIVAANLGISMLPESICNRTTNNQVRFIDLEPVTNWQLAVITKKDRYLSVAGRRFIDFILQQ; translated from the coding sequence ATGGAAATTAGACAATTAATGTACTTTGTTGAAGTAGTAAAGCAGAAAAGCATGACGAAAGCATCTGAAAAACTGCATGTTTCCCAGCCTGCCCTTAGTAAAGGTGTCAAAAGTTTGGAAGAAGAAATCGGCATCACGCTAATTAATCGATCAAATAAAACACATGAACTAACAGATGCTGGCCAGATCGTTTACGATTACGCGCAAAAGATAATGGCTCAAATGGATGAGATGGCAACTACCCTCCACGATATGACTAATCTTGCTCGCGGGAACATTAACATCGGTATTCCGCCAATGATCGGCAGCCTCTTTTTCCCTAAAGTTATATCTGCATTTCACAAGGCGTATCCGAATATTCAAATCAATATTAAAGAGTATGGAGCGGCTAAAGTAGTCAAGAGTGTCGAAGAAGGAGAAATTGAAATTGGTATTGCCGTATTGCCAATAATGGATGAGTCTTCGTTCCACGTCTTCCACCTTGTGAGTGAAGAAATTAAATTAATTGTCCACAAACAGCATCCTCTTTCCAATCGAAAAAAAGTCCATATGAAAGAACTTATAGATGAAGAGTTTATTTTTTACAGTGAGGATTTCGCCTTATATGAAATGATGAAACGTGGATTCATCAACGCAGGATTTGAGCCGAACATCATCTTTAAAAGCTCACAATGGGACTTCATGATTGAAATTGTTGCTGCGAATTTAGGGATTTCCATGCTTCCAGAATCGATTTGCAACCGCACAACAAACAATCAAGTAAGATTTATTGATTTAGAACCAGTAACTAATTGGCAGCTTGCTGTCATAACAAAAAAAGACCGTTATTTATCTGTCGCCGGGAGAAGATTTATTGATTTTATTCTTCAGCAATAA
- a CDS encoding CidA/LrgA family holin-like protein — MIVLKFLIIIGQIAFIHLFLFLGMGVKMVVSVPLPASMIGLIFLFIGLQLKWIKLKWVETGAAWLLAELLLFFIPSAVGIVNYEEILNMKGIETVLLIAVSTFIVMGATGFTAEKIYNRKRSLNK, encoded by the coding sequence GTGATCGTATTGAAATTTCTAATCATTATCGGGCAAATTGCTTTTATACATCTTTTTCTTTTTCTTGGAATGGGAGTAAAAATGGTTGTGTCAGTTCCGCTGCCAGCATCCATGATTGGTCTCATTTTTTTATTTATAGGTTTACAGCTTAAGTGGATTAAACTGAAGTGGGTAGAAACTGGTGCAGCCTGGCTGCTGGCTGAACTGCTGCTGTTTTTCATTCCATCTGCTGTTGGTATCGTTAACTATGAAGAAATCCTTAATATGAAAGGAATTGAAACGGTTCTTCTCATTGCTGTCAGCACCTTTATCGTGATGGGAGCAACCGGATTTACAGCAGAAAAAATCTATAATAGAAAGAGAAGTTTAAATAAATGA
- a CDS encoding LrgB family protein: MNIIMFTVLTYIFYRVTKWSYKKWKNPLLHPLLLSPLLLILFISCLHIPAGSYLESSRLLTHLLGPATIAFAVPIYKHKHLLKKYFGVMLISVTTGTVVAITSSFFLSQLINLRADFIISILPRSITTPIAIEVSQEIGGLPTLTTVFVIITGIIGGIIGPYAIKLLSLKSPIAKGLALGMGAHGVGTTKAMEFGEQEATFSTLAMILAAWITVIWGSSLIPLLMNITS, encoded by the coding sequence ATGAACATTATAATGTTTACTGTATTAACGTATATATTTTACAGAGTGACAAAATGGAGTTATAAAAAATGGAAAAATCCATTGCTGCATCCGCTCCTGCTGTCACCACTGCTTTTAATTCTGTTTATCAGCTGTCTCCATATTCCAGCAGGAAGCTATTTAGAATCATCGCGGTTGTTGACACACCTGCTCGGCCCTGCAACAATCGCCTTTGCGGTGCCGATATATAAACATAAGCATCTGTTGAAAAAATATTTCGGTGTTATGCTAATAAGTGTCACAACCGGTACTGTAGTAGCTATCACGTCATCTTTTTTTCTATCACAATTAATTAATTTGCGAGCAGATTTCATTATAAGCATATTGCCGCGATCCATCACAACGCCAATCGCAATTGAAGTATCGCAGGAAATTGGCGGACTTCCGACATTAACAACCGTGTTTGTCATCATTACTGGAATCATCGGCGGGATAATTGGACCATATGCAATAAAACTTTTATCCTTGAAATCGCCTATTGCTAAAGGATTAGCTTTAGGAATGGGTGCACACGGTGTCGGAACAACAAAAGCGATGGAATTTGGCGAACAGGAAGCAACCTTTTCGACCTTGGCAATGATATTAGCTGCTTGGATTACGGTGATTTGGGGCAGTTCGCTCATTCCTTTGTTAATGAATATTACAAGCTAA
- a CDS encoding cold-inducible protein YdjO-related protein, translating into MGFGRKNNEEIVKEEVVVWDCVSETCKCWIRDNFKSTETPKCPICGSDMEKTTRELQVVNNNSIYSK; encoded by the coding sequence ATGGGATTTGGCCGAAAGAATAACGAGGAAATTGTAAAAGAAGAAGTTGTAGTTTGGGATTGTGTATCTGAAACATGCAAATGCTGGATTCGGGACAATTTTAAAAGCACTGAAACACCAAAATGCCCAATATGCGGCAGTGATATGGAAAAAACGACTAGAGAGTTGCAAGTCGTCAATAATAATAGCATTTACTCAAAATAA
- a CDS encoding DUF6509 family protein encodes MNITEYTVEKIEDPTGILSGERYEFFLTLEEDEEDELFEDGTIQLKVLFFVEESEMKVLNYDFYNSSQDKYLDFALEEDELQEVFNFCSSHYKEA; translated from the coding sequence ATGAATATAACAGAGTATACAGTGGAAAAGATCGAAGATCCAACTGGCATTTTATCAGGAGAACGATATGAATTCTTTTTAACTCTGGAAGAGGATGAGGAGGACGAGCTGTTTGAGGACGGCACCATTCAATTAAAGGTATTGTTCTTCGTTGAGGAGTCAGAAATGAAAGTGTTAAATTATGACTTTTATAACAGCAGCCAAGACAAGTACTTGGATTTTGCTTTAGAAGAGGACGAGCTTCAAGAAGTATTTAATTTTTGCAGCAGTCATTACAAAGAGGCTTAA
- a CDS encoding cytosolic protein, whose protein sequence is MKEFTVEFHKEDGMENITVQKLSEEDFNRVTSGGTRQLFELDTNIGYFIYFDAVDESGKESYLVLQYLEESETPSACFSFELKDFYQFIALHLNDLQIDEDEEEEAEDAFGPIHYLAHLMHHIVEDGKSVEV, encoded by the coding sequence ATGAAAGAATTTACTGTTGAATTTCATAAAGAAGATGGAATGGAAAACATTACAGTCCAAAAATTGAGTGAAGAAGATTTTAACCGAGTAACTAGCGGTGGAACTAGACAGCTGTTTGAGTTGGATACGAATATCGGCTACTTCATCTATTTTGATGCAGTTGATGAAAGTGGAAAAGAATCGTATTTAGTTCTTCAATATCTGGAAGAAAGTGAAACACCATCTGCTTGTTTTTCCTTTGAATTAAAGGACTTCTACCAATTTATAGCACTTCATTTAAATGATTTGCAAATTGATGAGGATGAAGAGGAAGAAGCAGAGGACGCTTTTGGTCCAATCCACTATCTTGCGCATTTAATGCATCATATTGTGGAAGATGGCAAGTCGGTCGAAGTATAA
- a CDS encoding cold-shock protein, producing MATGKVKWFNSEKGFGFIEVEGGDDVFVHFSAIQTDGFKTLDEGQEVNFDIEEGARGPQAVNVTKL from the coding sequence ATGGCAACAGGTAAAGTAAAATGGTTTAACTCAGAAAAAGGTTTTGGATTTATTGAAGTAGAAGGTGGAGATGACGTATTTGTTCATTTTTCTGCTATTCAAACAGACGGATTCAAAACTTTGGATGAAGGCCAAGAAGTTAACTTCGATATAGAAGAAGGCGCACGTGGCCCGCAAGCTGTTAACGTAACGAAACTTTAA
- a CDS encoding DEAD/DEAH box helicase gives MTTFSDFNLSSSLEKALSNMGFEEPTPIQAQAIPIGLAGKDMIGQAQTGTGKTTAFGVPLLEKIEVGKPVQGLVIAPTRELAVQVAEELNRIGAVKGIRTLPIYGGQDINRQIRGLKKKPEIIAATPGRLIDHIERKTIRLQDTKMIVLDEADEMLNMGFIEDIERILSETPKTRQTLLFSATMPKRIQSLAERFMVEPELVKIKAKEMTVTNIEQNFIELQERQKFDVLCSLLDIQSPELAIVFGRTKKRVDEVVEGLIKRGYSAEGIHGDIPQGKRDQVIRRFKEQTIDIMVATDVAARGLDISGVTHVYNFDIPQDPESYVHRIGRTGRAGKKGYAVTFVSPRELDHLRIIENVTKKKMVKNPIPSTTDVLAGNQQATINKIQKTVEENQFAEYKRLAETLLEETDSVTLLASALKLLTKEPDATPVKLTAVEPLRSKKPKGDRSGGRRRNDRGGRGYDRNRGGGSGGGERRSRNRNRNRD, from the coding sequence TTGACCACTTTTTCAGATTTTAATTTAAGCAGCAGTTTAGAAAAAGCATTATCCAATATGGGCTTTGAAGAGCCAACACCAATCCAGGCACAGGCGATTCCAATCGGTCTTGCTGGCAAGGATATGATTGGACAAGCACAAACAGGTACTGGTAAAACTACAGCGTTCGGTGTGCCTCTTTTAGAAAAAATTGAAGTGGGTAAACCAGTTCAAGGTCTTGTAATCGCACCTACTAGGGAGTTGGCTGTACAGGTTGCAGAAGAACTTAACCGTATCGGTGCAGTGAAAGGCATCCGTACATTACCAATTTACGGTGGGCAAGACATTAACCGCCAAATTCGCGGATTGAAGAAAAAACCAGAAATTATTGCAGCGACTCCTGGTCGTCTAATCGATCATATCGAACGTAAAACAATTCGTCTGCAAGATACAAAAATGATCGTCTTGGACGAAGCAGATGAAATGTTAAACATGGGCTTCATTGAAGATATCGAAAGAATTCTAAGTGAAACACCAAAAACACGTCAAACATTGCTTTTCTCTGCAACAATGCCAAAAAGAATTCAATCATTAGCAGAACGCTTCATGGTTGAACCAGAGCTTGTTAAAATTAAAGCAAAAGAAATGACGGTTACAAATATTGAGCAAAACTTTATCGAATTACAAGAGCGCCAAAAGTTTGATGTGTTGTGCAGTCTTCTTGACATCCAATCACCAGAACTTGCAATTGTATTCGGTAGAACAAAAAAACGTGTTGATGAAGTGGTTGAAGGCTTAATCAAGCGTGGATATTCTGCAGAAGGAATTCATGGTGATATTCCGCAAGGCAAAAGGGATCAAGTAATCCGTCGCTTTAAGGAACAAACAATTGACATCATGGTAGCGACAGATGTAGCTGCCCGCGGATTGGATATCAGCGGTGTGACACATGTTTACAACTTTGATATTCCGCAAGACCCTGAAAGCTATGTACACCGTATCGGACGTACTGGCCGTGCAGGTAAAAAAGGTTATGCTGTAACATTTGTATCTCCAAGAGAATTGGATCATCTTCGCATCATTGAAAATGTTACGAAGAAAAAAATGGTGAAAAACCCGATACCTTCTACTACAGATGTATTGGCTGGAAACCAACAGGCAACAATTAACAAAATCCAAAAAACAGTTGAAGAAAATCAATTTGCAGAATATAAGCGTCTTGCTGAAACATTATTGGAAGAAACTGATTCTGTGACATTGCTTGCAAGTGCATTGAAGCTTCTTACAAAAGAGCCAGATGCAACGCCAGTTAAATTGACTGCAGTTGAACCGCTTCGTTCTAAGAAGCCGAAAGGTGACCGTTCTGGCGGACGTCGTCGTAATGACAGAGGCGGACGTGGATATGACCGTAACCGTGGCGGCGGCAGCGGCGGCGGAGAAAGAAGAAGCAGAAACAGAAACAGAAATAGAGATTAA
- a CDS encoding cold-shock protein, producing the protein MNTGKVKWFNAEKGFGFIESTEGQDVFVHFSAIQSEGFKTLEEGQDVTFEIVEGNRGPQAANVTKA; encoded by the coding sequence ATGAACACAGGTAAAGTAAAATGGTTTAATGCAGAAAAAGGTTTCGGTTTCATCGAGTCTACTGAAGGACAAGACGTATTTGTTCACTTCTCCGCTATCCAATCAGAAGGTTTCAAAACTTTAGAAGAAGGTCAAGACGTAACTTTCGAAATCGTTGAAGGTAACCGTGGACCTCAAGCAGCTAACGTTACTAAAGCTTAA
- a CDS encoding tetrahydrofolate dehydrogenase/cyclohydrolase catalytic domain-containing protein has translation MSEKVILDGNVVANAVKEELKGRIEALKTKGVTPCLATILVGDDPSSETYVRMKGNACAKLGIDSKRIHLDKETTTEQLLETIQALNDDNNVHGILLQHPVPGHIDERKAFETIAIEKDVDGVTSFGYGQTALGFGKFPSCTPAAIMKIMEHYGIKASGKHAVVVGRSPILGKPVSALLLNEDATVTTCHSRTTNLADHVKQADIVVAAVGKPNFIQGDWIKPGAVILDAGYNKGNIGDVDYEACLENASAITPVPGGVGPVTISMLLKHTVDSAEGI, from the coding sequence ATGTCTGAAAAAGTAATACTGGATGGAAACGTGGTAGCGAATGCTGTTAAGGAAGAACTGAAAGGCCGAATTGAAGCGTTAAAGACAAAAGGCGTAACACCTTGTCTGGCGACAATTCTCGTTGGAGACGATCCATCTTCCGAGACATATGTGCGCATGAAAGGAAATGCGTGTGCAAAGCTAGGAATAGACAGTAAAAGAATCCATCTTGATAAAGAGACAACAACAGAACAATTACTTGAAACGATACAAGCCTTAAATGACGACAATAATGTCCATGGAATTTTGCTGCAGCATCCTGTTCCTGGTCATATTGACGAAAGAAAGGCATTTGAAACGATTGCAATCGAAAAAGATGTTGATGGGGTAACAAGCTTCGGTTATGGGCAAACGGCTCTTGGATTTGGCAAATTCCCATCTTGTACACCTGCAGCCATTATGAAGATAATGGAGCATTACGGTATTAAAGCGAGCGGAAAACATGCTGTTGTTGTCGGCAGAAGCCCGATTTTAGGTAAACCGGTATCTGCATTGCTGTTAAATGAAGATGCAACAGTAACTACATGCCATTCCCGCACAACAAATTTAGCAGACCACGTAAAACAGGCTGATATCGTAGTGGCAGCAGTCGGCAAGCCGAACTTCATCCAAGGAGACTGGATTAAGCCAGGCGCGGTAATATTAGACGCAGGCTATAATAAAGGCAATATCGGTGATGTCGATTATGAGGCATGCCTGGAAAACGCATCTGCAATAACTCCAGTACCAGGCGGAGTAGGTCCTGTTACAATAAGTATGCTGCTGAAGCACACAGTGGATTCTGCTGAAGGAATTTAA
- a CDS encoding glycerol-3-phosphate dehydrogenase/oxidase has translation MKTNRNLLKKQLKENKFDVLVIGGGITGAGIALDASTRGMKTALVEMQDFSAGTSSRSTKLVHGGLRYLKQFEVKMVAEVGKERAVVYENGPHVTTPEWMLLPFHTGGTFGKFTTSIGLRVYDFLAGVKKKERRKMFSKEQTLAYEPLVKQDGLKGGGYYVEYRTDDSRLTIEVMKEAIDKGAAALNYTKVENLLYDTEGKINGVAVTDVLTGEKYSVFAEVIVNAAGPWVDSIREKDGSRKGKTLQLTKGVHLVIDQSVFPLKQAIYFDTPDGRMVFAIPRDGKAYVGTTDTFYKEDPVNPAMTVEDRTYILNAIKYMFPSVNVTEDDVESSWAGVRPLILEDGKDPSEISRKDEIWESESGLVTIAGGKLTGYRKMAETVVNLVSGKFAKANKSFSECQTKHLPISGGKVGGSSKFDSYVAGIVPDGMDAGLTKEDAEAVARMYGSNAPVVYRIVKEQKASAENNMPVLLWAKVHYALEHELAMTPVDVLLRRTGLLLFGIKEAVQYKEEVLAYMASYYGWDQAEQLFYKKQLEKEILHATVPADLQSEELLDHIM, from the coding sequence ATGAAAACAAACCGCAACTTACTGAAAAAACAACTTAAAGAAAACAAATTTGACGTGCTTGTAATCGGAGGGGGAATTACTGGTGCTGGTATTGCCCTGGATGCTTCTACAAGAGGCATGAAAACTGCTTTAGTTGAAATGCAGGACTTCTCGGCAGGAACATCTAGCCGGTCTACAAAGCTTGTTCATGGCGGACTCCGATATTTGAAACAGTTTGAAGTGAAAATGGTAGCAGAGGTCGGAAAGGAAAGGGCTGTTGTTTACGAAAATGGACCTCATGTTACAACACCAGAATGGATGCTGTTGCCTTTTCATACAGGCGGCACTTTCGGCAAGTTTACGACAAGCATTGGATTAAGGGTGTATGATTTTCTTGCAGGAGTGAAAAAAAAGGAAAGACGGAAAATGTTTTCGAAAGAACAAACCTTGGCATATGAACCGCTAGTTAAACAGGATGGATTAAAAGGCGGCGGTTATTATGTGGAATACAGAACAGATGACAGCAGATTAACAATAGAAGTAATGAAGGAAGCGATAGACAAAGGGGCGGCAGCATTAAACTATACAAAGGTAGAAAATCTCCTTTACGATACAGAAGGGAAAATCAATGGAGTAGCGGTAACAGATGTTTTAACTGGCGAGAAGTATTCTGTTTTCGCAGAAGTTATCGTTAATGCTGCCGGTCCTTGGGTTGACAGCATTCGGGAAAAAGATGGCAGCAGAAAAGGGAAAACATTGCAGCTTACAAAAGGAGTCCATCTTGTTATCGACCAATCGGTTTTTCCTTTAAAGCAAGCCATTTATTTTGATACACCAGACGGCAGAATGGTTTTTGCCATTCCGAGAGATGGGAAAGCTTATGTAGGAACAACAGATACTTTCTATAAAGAAGACCCTGTTAACCCAGCTATGACAGTGGAGGACAGAACATATATCTTAAATGCAATTAAATATATGTTTCCTTCTGTCAATGTGACAGAGGATGATGTGGAATCAAGCTGGGCTGGAGTTAGACCGTTGATTTTAGAAGACGGTAAGGATCCGTCTGAAATCTCAAGAAAAGACGAGATTTGGGAATCGGAGTCTGGACTTGTGACAATTGCTGGCGGAAAGCTGACTGGCTACCGTAAAATGGCGGAAACAGTTGTCAATTTAGTCAGTGGGAAATTTGCAAAAGCAAATAAAAGCTTTTCAGAATGTCAGACAAAGCATTTGCCAATATCTGGCGGGAAAGTGGGGGGATCGAGCAAGTTTGACAGCTATGTTGCCGGAATTGTTCCAGATGGAATGGATGCTGGCTTGACGAAGGAAGATGCAGAAGCTGTTGCGAGAATGTATGGAAGCAATGCTCCGGTTGTTTACCGCATTGTTAAAGAACAGAAAGCATCTGCTGAAAATAATATGCCTGTGCTTTTATGGGCAAAAGTGCATTATGCATTGGAACACGAGCTTGCGATGACTCCAGTCGATGTGCTCCTGCGCAGAACAGGCTTGCTGCTGTTTGGCATCAAAGAAGCAGTTCAATATAAGGAAGAGGTATTGGCATATATGGCGAGCTACTATGGATGGGATCAAGCAGAACAGCTGTTTTATAAAAAACAGCTTGAAAAGGAAATCCTCCATGCTACAGTGCCAGCTGATTTACAGTCAGAAGAGCTATTGGATCATATAATGTAA